In the genome of Fulvivirga maritima, one region contains:
- a CDS encoding transposase produces the protein MKRARREFDKEFKQMAVNLCLSGKSTREVADELGLRTELVTRWKREYNEYKEGSFSGHGNQNLTSEQKEIARLKRELREAQLERDILKKAVSIFSKGDNKYSGS, from the coding sequence ATGAAAAGAGCAAGAAGAGAGTTTGACAAGGAGTTTAAACAGATGGCAGTGAACCTGTGCCTGTCAGGAAAAAGTACAAGAGAAGTAGCTGATGAGCTTGGTTTAAGGACTGAGCTGGTTACCCGATGGAAACGTGAATACAATGAGTACAAAGAAGGTAGTTTTTCAGGTCATGGTAATCAGAATTTAACCTCAGAACAAAAGGAGATAGCCCGTTTAAAACGAGAACTGCGTGAAGCCCAACTAGAAAGGGATATTTTAAAAAAGGCAGTAAGCATCTTCTCCAAGGGAGACAACAAATATTCCGGTTCATAA
- the alr gene encoding alanine racemase — MVKHSSRIFLNQTALKGNFNFIRKKVGDNVRISSVVKANAYGHGIGTFVPMAEKCGINHFATASAFEAEEVLGACSESSSIMIMGLLYNEDMKWAVRNNIEFYTFNLDKLQNALEAAKEVGKPAKIHLEVETGANRTGLQADEFGKALSFLKKHHEYLIFEGLCTHFGGAESLSNQFKIDSQHKRYKEFLKQCKAKNVMPKYRHIACSAAALAYKDTLYDMVRIGVAQYGFWPSPDIYYMHLQETGKKKENTLKRIFNWKTDIMDLRSVKAGEFIGYGTAYQATHDMDVAVLPLGYSNGYPRALSNRGHVLIGGKKAPIVGLINMNLFMVDVSHITDVNVGDEVVLIGRQNNNVINISSFTDFTQLLNNEMLSRLPSAIPRKAVK, encoded by the coding sequence ATGGTAAAACATTCGTCGAGGATATTTTTAAACCAAACAGCATTAAAAGGAAATTTTAATTTTATAAGAAAAAAAGTGGGCGATAATGTGAGAATATCGTCCGTAGTAAAAGCCAACGCTTACGGTCATGGTATAGGTACTTTTGTGCCTATGGCCGAGAAGTGCGGCATCAATCATTTTGCTACTGCCAGTGCCTTTGAGGCCGAAGAAGTATTAGGTGCCTGTTCTGAGTCAAGCAGTATTATGATTATGGGGCTGCTTTATAATGAAGACATGAAATGGGCAGTTCGTAATAACATAGAGTTTTATACCTTCAACTTAGATAAGCTTCAAAATGCATTAGAGGCGGCTAAAGAAGTAGGAAAACCGGCGAAAATTCACCTTGAGGTAGAGACAGGAGCTAACCGAACAGGTCTCCAGGCCGATGAGTTTGGTAAAGCATTATCCTTTTTGAAAAAGCACCATGAATACCTCATTTTTGAAGGCCTTTGTACCCATTTTGGTGGAGCAGAGAGCCTTTCTAATCAGTTTAAAATAGATTCACAACATAAAAGGTATAAGGAATTTTTAAAGCAATGTAAAGCTAAAAATGTTATGCCTAAATATCGTCATATTGCCTGCTCTGCAGCGGCTTTGGCATACAAAGATACACTTTACGATATGGTAAGAATAGGGGTGGCTCAATATGGTTTTTGGCCTAGCCCTGATATTTACTATATGCATTTACAAGAAACAGGTAAGAAAAAGGAGAATACTTTAAAGCGGATTTTTAATTGGAAAACCGATATCATGGACCTCAGGTCAGTGAAGGCGGGTGAATTTATTGGTTATGGTACCGCTTACCAGGCTACACATGATATGGATGTGGCCGTACTGCCACTAGGGTATTCTAATGGGTATCCAAGAGCGTTGTCTAACCGAGGTCATGTGCTAATTGGTGGAAAAAAAGCCCCAATTGTGGGATTAATCAACATGAATCTTTTCATGGTAGATGTTTCTCATATTACTGATGTTAATGTAGGAGATGAAGTGGTGCTAATAGGCAGACAGAATAATAATGTGATTAATATTAGCTCTTTTACCGATTTTACGCAGCTTCTCAATAATGAAATGTTGAGCAGATTACCATCAGCCATACCCAGAAAGGCTGTAAAATAG
- a CDS encoding M57 family metalloprotease, with product MKNFRVSLLGVCLIFTLFLFSCNDESEVILQDEEPLAITGEVMQQFKELGLDPSDMRSELTHDVATGKSKPVYVLENDIRISPAELREMLEDYGNGKPITEQYRTTNLVAAPRTISVLGYYSSSGSSSSYLDATMRSGLQLAVENYNELGLNIDFTLSFGTNTGAYDIVVSRVSGNGGGQAGFPTGGNPYGSVIIQSGTSNYGLDVVEHVLTHELGHCVGFRHTDYFNRALSCGSGGNEGTAGVGAINIPGTPGTTNVDMNSIMLACFSANETGEFSSYDITALNELYPGNDTPTDPQLTVSTSSLYRAYNSPATTVNVSSNLSWTVSENASWLSVTPTSGSNNGSFTVSTSFYNQPCEPPRTATITVSGGSITRTITVSQTSRPLRRGEQCP from the coding sequence ATGAAAAACTTTCGAGTTTCCCTGCTAGGGGTATGTCTAATTTTCACTCTCTTTTTATTTTCTTGTAATGATGAATCTGAGGTGATCCTTCAGGATGAAGAGCCATTAGCTATTACTGGTGAGGTAATGCAGCAGTTTAAAGAATTAGGGCTTGATCCTAGTGATATGCGATCTGAATTGACTCATGATGTAGCTACAGGCAAGTCTAAGCCCGTGTATGTGCTTGAAAATGATATAAGAATATCGCCAGCAGAGCTAAGAGAGATGCTGGAAGATTATGGAAATGGTAAACCTATTACTGAGCAATACCGAACTACTAACCTGGTAGCTGCTCCTAGAACTATCAGTGTGTTGGGCTATTATTCTTCTTCTGGCAGTTCTTCCTCTTACCTAGATGCTACCATGAGATCAGGATTGCAATTAGCAGTTGAGAATTATAATGAACTAGGCCTTAATATAGATTTTACTTTAAGCTTTGGTACTAACACTGGCGCATATGATATAGTGGTATCCAGAGTATCAGGTAATGGAGGTGGCCAGGCAGGTTTCCCTACAGGAGGTAATCCTTACGGTAGTGTAATTATTCAGAGCGGTACCTCTAATTATGGTCTTGATGTGGTAGAGCATGTCTTAACTCATGAATTAGGCCACTGTGTTGGCTTCCGTCATACTGACTATTTCAATAGAGCCCTTTCATGTGGCAGTGGTGGTAATGAAGGTACAGCCGGAGTGGGAGCTATCAATATCCCTGGCACACCTGGTACCACTAATGTTGATATGAATTCAATCATGTTAGCTTGCTTTAGTGCCAATGAAACTGGTGAATTTAGCTCTTATGATATTACCGCTTTAAATGAGCTTTACCCGGGAAATGACACACCTACTGATCCTCAGCTTACCGTGTCTACATCTTCTCTTTATCGTGCTTATAATTCACCTGCTACCACGGTTAATGTGAGCTCTAATTTATCCTGGACAGTGAGTGAAAATGCCAGTTGGTTATCAGTAACGCCTACTAGTGGTTCTAATAACGGAAGCTTTACAGTATCTACATCTTTCTATAATCAACCATGCGAACCTCCAAGAACCGCAACCATAACAGTATCTGGAGGCTCCATTACCAGAACTATTACAGTAAGTCAAACTTCAAGACCTTTAAGAAGAGGAGAGCAATGTCCCTAA
- a CDS encoding ATP-grasp domain-containing protein has protein sequence MAQCFALMGWSLPVIESMQKLNKPFVVVSFPDFENYAKENDIPFVPYQLNEWSDSSNSLDLAEKLSPFNADVAVPLFEETVEWAGALNSIYRNDPRVLNRAFLFRNKAMMKRKALIGGLRVGLFEEVYNREGVKSFMHRLNEANLQLHGEEDSWVHIKPFASAGTVGHRLLRSMSDIDEKVEDEDFPCLAESHLSGQEFSCEAFVHGGKVRFLNITEYVRLGYSNFIPEGNYLNSKRDRILGEVQKLVDIFGIEYGMVHPEWFLTNKDEISFGETACRIPGGHILELAAKAYDFDALAAFVLCHDPSLTEEELQEILPPMDARPQTFYGNVMIYPHKNSISKLEIPEELKEEPYFLDHNLVPPMTTQKISDRAGFGNHFGTVNFKGEDPDRMRELLLHYENVDFYL, from the coding sequence ATGGCTCAGTGTTTTGCACTTATGGGTTGGAGTTTACCTGTAATCGAGAGTATGCAAAAACTCAACAAACCCTTTGTGGTTGTGTCTTTCCCCGATTTTGAAAACTATGCTAAAGAAAATGATATTCCTTTCGTACCCTATCAACTCAACGAATGGAGTGATAGCTCAAATTCTTTAGACCTCGCCGAAAAGTTAAGCCCATTTAATGCTGATGTGGCTGTTCCCCTTTTTGAAGAAACTGTAGAATGGGCCGGTGCGCTTAATTCTATTTACAGAAATGATCCCAGAGTATTAAATAGAGCCTTTCTATTTAGAAACAAAGCCATGATGAAGCGTAAAGCGCTTATTGGTGGTTTAAGAGTAGGCTTGTTTGAAGAAGTATATAATCGTGAAGGCGTGAAAAGTTTCATGCACAGATTGAATGAAGCTAACCTTCAGCTCCATGGTGAAGAAGATAGCTGGGTACATATTAAACCTTTTGCTTCTGCTGGTACTGTCGGTCATAGGCTATTGAGATCTATGAGTGACATCGATGAAAAAGTAGAAGATGAGGATTTTCCCTGCCTGGCAGAGAGTCACCTTTCAGGACAAGAGTTTTCTTGTGAAGCTTTTGTGCATGGCGGTAAAGTTCGCTTTCTAAATATAACTGAATATGTGAGATTAGGATATTCTAATTTCATACCTGAGGGTAACTACCTTAACTCTAAGAGAGATCGAATATTAGGAGAAGTTCAAAAGCTGGTAGACATATTCGGTATAGAGTATGGTATGGTGCACCCAGAATGGTTCCTTACAAATAAAGATGAGATTAGCTTTGGCGAGACTGCCTGTAGAATTCCTGGTGGTCATATTCTTGAATTGGCGGCTAAAGCATATGATTTCGATGCACTGGCAGCATTCGTCCTATGTCATGACCCTAGTCTTACTGAAGAAGAGTTGCAGGAAATACTGCCTCCAATGGATGCCAGGCCTCAGACCTTTTATGGTAATGTGATGATTTATCCTCATAAAAACAGTATTTCTAAACTAGAAATACCTGAAGAGCTTAAAGAGGAGCCTTACTTTCTGGATCATAACCTAGTACCGCCAATGACTACCCAAAAGATTAGCGATAGAGCTGGTTTTGGAAACCATTTTGGTACGGTTAACTTTAAAGGCGAAGATCCAGATAGGATGCGTGAGCTACTATTACATTACGAAAACGTAGATTTTTATTTATAA
- a CDS encoding IS3 family transposase codes for MKEYNHRFGVERMCKVLKVSRSGFYNWSNRRPSMRKLENEKVSAYIRTIHSNSRGRYGSPKITEELRDLGWRISRPRVARIMRNQGIRSIICRKFRGTTTQSRHNYPVAKNLLNRDFQANLPGHKWVSDITYIPTGQGWMYLTIIMDLYDRKIIGWSLSRSMACHDTIWPAWRMALTRIIH; via the coding sequence ATAAAGGAATACAACCACAGATTTGGTGTTGAGAGGATGTGTAAAGTACTTAAAGTCAGTAGAAGTGGTTTCTATAATTGGAGCAACAGAAGGCCATCAATGAGAAAGTTGGAGAATGAAAAGGTATCCGCATATATCAGGACTATACACAGCAATAGCAGAGGAAGGTATGGTAGCCCGAAGATCACCGAGGAGTTACGAGACCTGGGTTGGCGTATCTCTCGCCCCAGAGTGGCCAGGATCATGCGTAACCAGGGCATTAGAAGTATTATTTGCAGAAAGTTCAGAGGAACTACCACCCAATCAAGACACAACTATCCAGTAGCTAAAAACCTATTAAACAGAGATTTTCAGGCAAACCTTCCGGGGCATAAATGGGTCTCTGATATTACATACATCCCCACTGGTCAAGGTTGGATGTATTTAACCATCATTATGGATTTGTACGATCGAAAGATTATAGGATGGTCATTGAGTAGGTCTATGGCGTGCCATGATACAATATGGCCAGCCTGGAGAATGGCTTTAACCCGGATTATTCATTAG
- a CDS encoding integrase core domain-containing protein — MHNQGLINRPITNQLIFHSDRGVQYATYSFSDHLKSKGIQQSMSRKGNCWDNAVAENFFKILKSELVKHTNFYSILQAKNDLFEFIEIWYNRKRKHSHLGYKTPEQFNNHNYSKCA, encoded by the coding sequence ATGCATAATCAGGGTTTAATTAATAGGCCAATAACAAACCAATTAATATTTCATTCCGACCGGGGAGTGCAGTATGCCACCTATTCTTTTTCAGATCACCTCAAAAGTAAGGGTATACAACAAAGCATGAGTAGAAAAGGTAATTGCTGGGATAATGCTGTGGCAGAAAACTTCTTTAAGATACTGAAGTCAGAACTGGTCAAACATACCAATTTCTATAGTATTCTTCAGGCCAAGAATGACCTGTTCGAATTTATAGAAATATGGTATAATAGAAAAAGAAAACATTCGCACTTAGGATATAAGACGCCTGAACAATTTAATAACCATAACTATTCAAAATGTGCTTAA
- a CDS encoding NAD(P)H-quinone oxidoreductase, producing MKVIAITQPGEADVLKLQERPTPDIAESEILINVKAAGVNRPDVMQRQGKYPAPDGAPADIPGLEVAGIVEKSNHDRWKVGDKVCALVAGGGYAEYVSVPGDQCLPIPEGLSYIEAAALPETYFTVWTNIFDIGQFKEGDKVLIHGGTSGIGVAAIQMVSALGGTVFTTVGSDEKKAMAEKLGAEKAINYKTHDFEEEIKAFTNKQGVNIILDMIGGEYTARNINILSTEGKLIMINAMNGRMGQVDLLKVMSRRLTVTGSTLRPRDSKFKRKIGMQLEEKVWPLLENKTISPIIYDEIPLEQAAEAHKLMESSKHIGKIILTF from the coding sequence ATGAAAGTTATAGCAATTACTCAACCCGGCGAAGCAGATGTATTGAAGCTGCAGGAAAGGCCTACACCAGACATAGCTGAGTCGGAGATACTTATAAATGTAAAAGCAGCAGGCGTTAACAGACCGGATGTAATGCAAAGGCAAGGTAAATACCCGGCCCCAGATGGTGCCCCTGCTGATATCCCCGGCCTTGAAGTGGCAGGAATAGTAGAAAAAAGTAATCATGACCGTTGGAAGGTGGGCGATAAGGTCTGTGCCTTGGTAGCCGGAGGTGGCTATGCGGAGTACGTGAGTGTACCTGGTGATCAGTGTCTTCCTATTCCGGAAGGACTTAGTTATATAGAGGCGGCAGCGCTACCTGAGACCTATTTTACCGTATGGACTAATATTTTTGACATTGGCCAATTTAAAGAAGGAGATAAAGTACTCATTCATGGGGGTACCAGTGGTATTGGTGTGGCGGCTATTCAAATGGTATCAGCCTTGGGTGGTACGGTATTTACTACCGTAGGCAGCGATGAGAAGAAGGCCATGGCCGAAAAGTTAGGTGCTGAAAAGGCCATTAACTATAAGACTCATGATTTTGAAGAAGAAATTAAGGCATTTACCAATAAACAAGGAGTAAATATCATCCTGGATATGATTGGAGGTGAATATACTGCTAGAAACATAAATATTCTTTCTACAGAAGGCAAGTTGATTATGATTAATGCTATGAATGGAAGAATGGGGCAGGTAGATCTGTTGAAAGTAATGAGCAGAAGACTCACTGTAACCGGTTCTACGCTTAGGCCTAGAGATAGTAAGTTCAAACGAAAGATAGGCATGCAGCTGGAAGAAAAAGTATGGCCTTTATTAGAAAATAAGACCATTTCTCCAATCATTTATGATGAAATTCCGCTAGAACAAGCTGCAGAAGCTCATAAGTTAATGGAAAGCAGTAAACACATAGGTAAGATTATATTGACTTTTTGA
- a CDS encoding IS1380 family transposase, translating into MVTQNIGSLPIEYSSKPVTPFGGMSLMKRFIDQVGIREKLAELALPSPGSNRGYDPKQIVESFWLSIWTGASRYIHCDWLRYDTVLQSIFGWDGMPSQSTYSRFFGKFSQSLNNEVFPELQQWFFDQLRLGALTIDFDSTVITRYGDQQGSSKGYNPNKRGRNSHHPLMAFVSQTRMVANAWLRPGNTAASSSCREFMEETFKHALAGQKVGLVRADSGFYNEEIMSYLDEELLNYIMAVRMYPNVKSEVWGLKDWVKLAKGIELNEMVFSHENGKPRRYIIVKKQVDIRPHAGGKELFEDQPGYRYSCYVTNMDLPLDQIWNMYNTRADCENRIKELKQDFGLENFCLQDFWATEASFRFIMVAYNLMSLFRHFALNHHRKATLSTLRSYCFALGAWTANHANKKVLKISLPSKRRPWMEGIFLNISSTSPPFDYSNE; encoded by the coding sequence ATGGTTACTCAAAATATAGGGTCTTTACCCATTGAATATTCCTCCAAGCCAGTGACACCCTTTGGAGGGATGAGTTTAATGAAACGATTTATCGATCAGGTAGGGATACGAGAAAAATTAGCCGAACTGGCACTTCCATCTCCTGGTTCTAACCGAGGGTATGACCCCAAGCAAATCGTAGAGAGTTTTTGGCTGAGTATCTGGACAGGGGCTAGTAGATACATCCATTGTGACTGGTTGAGATATGATACTGTTTTACAGTCAATTTTTGGATGGGATGGTATGCCTAGCCAAAGTACCTACAGTCGTTTTTTTGGAAAATTCTCTCAATCCCTAAACAACGAAGTATTTCCAGAGCTTCAACAATGGTTCTTTGACCAGCTCCGTTTAGGAGCACTCACCATTGATTTTGATAGTACTGTGATCACTCGATATGGAGATCAACAAGGGAGTAGTAAAGGTTATAACCCCAACAAAAGAGGGAGAAATTCACATCACCCCTTGATGGCCTTTGTGAGTCAAACCAGAATGGTGGCCAATGCATGGCTCAGGCCAGGCAACACAGCGGCCAGTAGTAGTTGCAGGGAGTTCATGGAAGAAACCTTTAAGCACGCCTTGGCAGGACAAAAAGTAGGTCTGGTAAGGGCCGATAGTGGTTTTTACAACGAAGAAATCATGTCATATCTAGATGAAGAACTCCTCAATTACATTATGGCTGTACGCATGTACCCCAATGTAAAAAGCGAAGTTTGGGGGCTTAAAGATTGGGTCAAACTGGCAAAGGGAATAGAGCTGAACGAGATGGTTTTCAGTCATGAAAACGGTAAGCCAAGACGATACATTATTGTAAAAAAGCAAGTTGACATCAGGCCACATGCAGGAGGCAAGGAACTTTTTGAAGATCAGCCTGGCTATCGATATAGTTGCTATGTGACCAATATGGATTTACCTCTGGATCAGATTTGGAACATGTACAACACCCGCGCCGATTGTGAGAACAGAATTAAGGAATTGAAACAAGATTTTGGGCTTGAAAATTTTTGTTTACAAGATTTTTGGGCAACAGAAGCCTCCTTTCGCTTTATCATGGTGGCTTACAATTTGATGAGTTTATTCAGGCATTTTGCGTTGAACCATCATCGAAAAGCAACCCTATCAACCCTCAGATCCTATTGCTTTGCATTAGGAGCCTGGACAGCAAACCATGCTAATAAAAAGGTTTTAAAAATCTCATTACCCTCCAAAAGAAGACCCTGGATGGAGGGAATATTCTTGAACATATCGTCTACTAGTCCTCCTTTTGATTATTCTAATGAATAA
- a CDS encoding RHS repeat domain-containing protein — protein sequence MMMPTYIGRLGVDGYNTAAIFDDINIYNYALTSNHIWQTYKGKTLEEIEEESAKKLLALTQYDYGARIYNSAIGRFLSVDPLAAKFPHISPYAFVENNPINLIDPDGREPIKPFAGTVSEFMTFFNRLSSGIGTSKGSTAHAAMIRMGSVNWKNGLPSPAATAPFNTAKINESDKTGNRYIYTKKGGWIDMSHFMFYAGRGYQAKLDKQQAQNLIKGMREAGVPYSEIPKNLISTSMSDPVDEAVQEGYMQEKMDQYGPTYSAYSYEDLPSDKFGTDFSVNYFDPNSELTFGEQLQNYLNNVLEATSPENAPNYKNLPTKYPEKGELPSVQNRTTQPMFIKE from the coding sequence ATGATGATGCCTACCTACATAGGCCGCCTGGGAGTAGACGGCTACAACACCGCCGCCATTTTTGATGACATAAACATCTATAACTACGCCCTAACCTCTAACCATATATGGCAAACCTATAAAGGAAAAACCCTGGAAGAAATAGAGGAGGAAAGCGCCAAAAAGCTACTGGCCCTTACCCAGTATGATTATGGGGCAAGAATCTATAATTCGGCAATAGGCAGATTTTTATCTGTTGACCCTTTAGCAGCTAAGTTCCCGCATATATCGCCTTACGCTTTTGTAGAAAATAATCCGATTAATTTAATAGACCCAGATGGTAGAGAACCTATTAAGCCATTTGCAGGTACAGTAAGCGAATTTATGACTTTTTTCAATAGATTGTCGTCAGGTATAGGAACTTCAAAAGGCAGTACTGCCCATGCAGCTATGATTAGAATGGGTTCTGTAAATTGGAAAAATGGGCTTCCAAGTCCTGCAGCTACAGCTCCTTTTAATACTGCAAAAATTAACGAATCTGATAAAACAGGCAATCGATACATATACACTAAAAAAGGTGGTTGGATAGACATGTCTCATTTTATGTTTTATGCAGGTCGTGGTTATCAAGCAAAGTTAGACAAGCAGCAAGCACAAAACTTAATCAAGGGAATGCGAGAAGCGGGTGTTCCATATTCCGAAATTCCTAAAAATTTGATATCCACTTCAATGAGTGATCCAGTAGACGAAGCTGTTCAGGAAGGTTACATGCAGGAAAAGATGGATCAATACGGCCCAACTTATAGTGCATATAGCTATGAAGATTTACCAAGTGATAAGTTTGGGACTGATTTTTCAGTGAATTATTTTGATCCGAACAGCGAGCTAACATTTGGTGAGCAGTTGCAGAATTATCTGAATAATGTCTTGGAAGCTACAAGTCCGGAGAATGCTCCAAACTATAAGAACTTGCCTACTAAATACCCTGAAAAAGGAGAGTTGCCGAGTGTCCAAAATCGTACCACTCAACCAATGTTCATAAAGGAATAG
- a CDS encoding DEAD/DEAH box helicase has translation MTNFSNLGLSDPLLKVLTEMNFEEPTKIQQQAIPVLINESHRDFIGLAQTGTGKTAAFGLPLLESIDPTYKGTQAVVLAPTRELGQQIGQQLESFSKYMKGVKIATVYGGASIQGQIRALKQSPQILIATPGRLLDLLNRKAVQLTGVRYVVLDEADEMLNMGFREDLDHILSYTEGEKATWLFSATMAKEIRDIVKKYMHDPNEVKIDSGNVVNKNIDHQYFAVKAKDKPSLLQYIIQLEPDMRGIIFCRTKRDTQSISEQLQKRGLPVDALHGDMSQAQRDQVMKRFKNHTLEFLLATDVAARGIDVNDITHVIHYALPDDAEYYTHRSGRTGRAGKKGISLSLVSSSDQRKLKFLQKKLNITFSEYTLPSPVAVENQKLVAWAKRITDVKPDYEAINSHQAEIYASFEHLTKEELIDKLLTIEIDSFGIREPSFDVADLDSVSLDGKGSSGGKYKRFFVNIGKIDGFGAPDLIDFIMEYSGLNKKAIGNITMEDRRSYFEVEREEASGIEAAFKDLMLDDREIRVNAAEGRSGKKGKGGDRRGGGHGGGKSRQRKGGGGGRGGRNRRR, from the coding sequence TTGACAAATTTTTCTAATCTGGGACTTTCAGATCCTTTACTGAAAGTGCTTACAGAAATGAATTTTGAAGAGCCCACCAAAATTCAGCAGCAAGCCATTCCTGTTTTAATCAATGAATCTCACAGAGACTTTATTGGTTTAGCTCAAACCGGTACTGGTAAAACGGCGGCTTTTGGTTTGCCACTGTTAGAGTCTATAGATCCTACTTATAAAGGTACTCAGGCTGTGGTATTAGCTCCTACACGAGAGCTGGGTCAGCAAATTGGTCAGCAGCTAGAGTCGTTTTCTAAGTACATGAAGGGTGTGAAGATAGCTACCGTTTATGGTGGTGCATCTATTCAGGGGCAAATACGTGCTTTGAAGCAGTCTCCTCAGATACTTATAGCTACTCCTGGCCGATTACTGGATCTGTTAAACAGAAAGGCAGTACAGCTTACCGGTGTTCGCTACGTAGTGTTAGATGAAGCTGATGAGATGCTCAACATGGGCTTTAGAGAAGACTTGGATCATATCCTTTCTTATACCGAAGGCGAGAAAGCTACCTGGCTTTTTTCTGCTACTATGGCTAAAGAGATCAGAGACATTGTAAAAAAATACATGCATGATCCCAATGAGGTAAAGATAGATTCAGGTAATGTGGTGAATAAGAATATTGATCACCAATACTTTGCTGTTAAAGCTAAAGATAAACCTTCTTTACTTCAGTATATTATACAGTTAGAGCCCGATATGCGAGGCATTATTTTCTGTAGAACAAAAAGAGATACACAAAGCATAAGCGAACAACTTCAGAAACGTGGTTTGCCAGTAGACGCACTGCATGGTGATATGTCTCAGGCACAAAGAGACCAGGTAATGAAGAGGTTTAAGAATCATACATTAGAGTTTTTGCTTGCTACAGATGTGGCTGCCAGAGGTATTGATGTTAATGATATTACCCACGTAATTCATTATGCCTTGCCTGATGATGCCGAATATTATACTCACAGAAGTGGTAGAACAGGTAGAGCAGGTAAAAAAGGGATTTCTTTGAGTTTAGTAAGTAGTTCTGATCAAAGAAAGCTTAAGTTTTTACAGAAGAAGTTAAATATTACTTTTTCAGAATATACTCTGCCTAGTCCGGTAGCTGTAGAAAATCAAAAACTAGTGGCTTGGGCCAAAAGAATTACCGACGTAAAACCTGATTATGAAGCTATTAATAGCCATCAGGCCGAGATTTATGCATCTTTTGAGCATTTAACCAAAGAAGAACTGATTGACAAACTGCTTACCATTGAAATAGATAGTTTTGGTATAAGAGAACCTTCTTTTGATGTTGCAGATCTTGATTCAGTTAGCTTGGATGGTAAAGGAAGCTCAGGAGGAAAGTATAAGAGATTTTTTGTTAACATAGGTAAAATTGATGGCTTTGGAGCTCCTGATCTGATAGACTTTATAATGGAGTACTCAGGATTGAATAAAAAGGCTATTGGTAACATAACCATGGAAGACCGACGCTCTTACTTTGAAGTAGAAAGAGAAGAAGCTTCTGGTATTGAAGCAGCTTTTAAAGATCTGATGCTTGATGACAGAGAGATTCGTGTGAATGCAGCAGAAGGCCGATCTGGTAAAAAAGGAAAAGGAGGAGATCGTCGTGGTGGTGGACACGGAGGTGGCAAATCACGCCAAAGAAAAGGCGGCGGTGGCGGCAGAGGTGGCCGTAACAGAAGAAGATAA
- a CDS encoding histidine phosphatase family protein, whose protein sequence is MNRAIAFVNIVFVLIISSFHGMAQEKVGLDYIEEYYASQSLDSCVVPFYDSTRNVEQIILIRHGQPDVSRKGWKNREEAIIFTEVYDSVGVLSFKPMPLCPENLRTDSIYYSNIPRARNTAERIFKDRYDMIEDARFREFERKIMCFFNVKMPLSVWLTTSRILWLMGFNDKGIESFKEAKHRAKENAEYLEKKAEEQRLVILVAHGWHNKYVAKYLRKRGWEQVRKGGSKYTAMNILAREIEEVDN, encoded by the coding sequence ATGAATAGAGCCATTGCTTTTGTTAATATAGTTTTTGTTTTAATAATATCATCTTTCCATGGTATGGCACAGGAAAAAGTTGGTCTGGATTATATAGAAGAGTACTATGCATCTCAGTCACTAGATTCATGTGTGGTTCCCTTCTATGATTCTACCCGAAATGTAGAGCAGATAATACTTATCAGACACGGGCAGCCAGACGTTTCCCGAAAAGGATGGAAGAACAGGGAAGAGGCCATCATTTTTACAGAAGTGTATGATAGCGTGGGTGTTTTGTCTTTTAAACCAATGCCGTTATGTCCTGAAAATTTGCGTACCGACAGTATTTATTATAGCAATATTCCCAGAGCAAGAAATACAGCAGAGCGTATATTTAAAGATCGGTATGATATGATCGAAGATGCTCGATTCCGAGAGTTTGAAAGAAAAATCATGTGCTTTTTCAATGTAAAGATGCCATTAAGTGTATGGCTCACTACCTCTCGTATTTTATGGCTAATGGGTTTTAATGATAAAGGCATTGAAAGCTTTAAAGAAGCGAAACACAGAGCCAAAGAAAATGCCGAATACCTTGAAAAGAAAGCAGAAGAACAAAGATTGGTGATTCTTGTTGCCCATGGCTGGCATAATAAGTATGTAGCCAAGTACCTGAGAAAAAGAGGATGGGAGCAAGTAAGAAAAGGTGGTAGCAAATACACCGCAATGAACATCCTAGCCAGAGAAATAGAAGAAGTGGATAATTAG